In bacterium, the DNA window AAAATTACGCAATTCTGGAGAATTGCAGGTACCCATTCGAGAAGATAATACGAGAAAATTGATATGTGCACACTGTAACTCCGTTAACCAATAAGAAAGGGCGCACAATTGTGCGCCCTTACCTAACACCTAACACCCAAAACCTAACACCTACTTTCTGCTACTTTATCCACTTCTTCCCGAAGGCGAAGCGTTCCAATTCTTCGCGATAGTTGGGGTGGGCAATGTTAATTAATGCACGTGCTCGTTCCCGAAGCGTTTTACCGTGGAGCGAGGCGATACCATACTCGGTGACGACATAATGGACGTCGGCACGGCTTGTAACGACACCGGCCCCTTCTTTCAGATGCGAGCAGATCCGCGAGAATTTTCCATTATCCGTCATCGACGGTAGGGCGATAATCGGTTTACCACGCTTGGAGCGGGCCGCCCCGCGAATAAAATCGACTTGTCCGCCAAACCCGCTGAAGAGCCGGAAACCGATACTATCCGAACACACCTGCCCGGTGAGATCGACTTCGACTGCTGAATTAATCGCCGTCATCTTCTCATTCTGCGACACGATAAAAACATCATTCACATAATCCGATGGGTGGAATTCACAAAGCGGATTGTTGTCGAGGAAATCGTAGGTTCGTTTACTTCCTAACACGAAACTGGCAACAATTTTACCCCGGTGCAATGTTTTCTTTTCATTGTTGATAATACCGCGCTCGACCAGTTCCACAACGCCATCGGAGAACATCTCCGTATGAATACCGAGGTCTCGCTTACTACCCAAGAAATTGAGTACGGCGTCGGGAATCATGCCGATGCCCATTTGCAGCGTCGCGCCGTCTTCAATCAACGTTGAGATATGTTCCCCTACCTGCTGTGCAATGCGAAACTCTGCGTTATTCGGATCGGGTTGAAACTGTGGCAGCTCGAAAAGGGGAACATCGACTTCGACAATCGCCGTCAGTTTGTTGATATGGATAAAGCAGTCACCCAGCGCTCGCGGCATCC includes these proteins:
- a CDS encoding 4-hydroxybutyrate CoA-transferase, translated to MRWLEAYNKKKQTAEEAVQLIKSGNRVYLHPGCAVPEVLVNAMVARKDELFDVEVVHILNMGQARYAAPEMEGHFRHNALFIGTNVRQAVNEGRADWTPVFLSEIPELFRNGILPIDVAMVQLSPPDEHGFCSYGLGVETTKSAAEHAKIVIAQINPRMPRALGDCFIHINKLTAIVEVDVPLFELPQFQPDPNNAEFRIAQQVGEHISTLIEDGATLQMGIGMIPDAVLNFLGSKRDLGIHTEMFSDGVVELVERGIINNEKKTLHRGKIVASFVLGSKRTYDFLDNNPLCEFHPSDYVNDVFIVSQNEKMTAINSAVEVDLTGQVCSDSIGFRLFSGFGGQVDFIRGAARSKRGKPIIALPSMTDNGKFSRICSHLKEGAGVVTSRADVHYVVTEYGIASLHGKTLRERARALINIAHPNYREELERFAFGKKWIK